The following proteins are encoded in a genomic region of Triticum dicoccoides isolate Atlit2015 ecotype Zavitan chromosome 1B, WEW_v2.0, whole genome shotgun sequence:
- the LOC119350939 gene encoding F-box/LRR-repeat protein 25-like translates to MGMEAGAPAPRSRKRKAPAIPGTDGDGGGAGGGRLSDLPDAVSLRPPAMEMETAVAAATAEGDASESTAEDRLSGLPDGVLGDIVSLLPTREGARTQVLSSRWRHLWRSAPLNLDHRSLCDHPDDFNAVVSRVLAAHPGPGRRFSAPVYHLWGDRATAADAWLRSPALDNLHELELCSYNYRLLYPPATPQPPPKAAFRFSDSLCAATIGECYLPHSTVQGLHFPKLQKLALERVTISESSLHAMIASCRTLECLLIQNCFGIRCVRINSISLRGVGVRAYNYRKELNIGELVIENAPCLENLLHGGFHESPHISVVSAPKLKTLGCLYSNCNTTLVFESTIIQVAAAFMGLLIGIFVFR, encoded by the coding sequence ATGGGGATGGAGGCAGGTGCTCCTGCTCCTAGATCGAGGAAGAGGAAAGCACCGGCTATTCCCGGAACCGATGGGGACGGAGGAGGCGCCGGCGGTGGCCGCCTCAGCGACCTTCCCGACGCCGTCTCGCTCAGGCCGCCTGCGATGGAGATGGAAACGGCGGTCGCGGCGGCGACTGCAGAAGGGGACGCCTCGGAATCTACGGCGGAGGACCGCCTCAGCGGCCTTCCCGACGGCGTCCTCGGGGACATCGTCTCGCTCCTCCCCACCAGGGAAGGCGCACGCACCCAGGTCCTCTCCTCCCGGTGGCGCCATCTCTGGCGCTCCGCCCCGCTCAACCTCGATCACCGCTCGCTCTGCGACCACCCGGACGACTTCAACGCCGTCGTGTCGCGCGTCCTCGCCGCCCACCCGGGCCCCGGCCGCCGCTTCTCCGCACCCGTCTACCACCTCTGGGGCGATCGAGCCACCGCCGCGGATGCCTGGCTCCGGTCCCCGGCCCTCGACAACCTCCATGAGCTTGAGCTGTGCAGCTACAACTACAGATTGCTGTATCCGCCAGCGACGCCACAACCGCCGCCCAAAGCCGCCTTCCGCTTCTCAGACAGCCTCTGTGCTGCCACCATAGGAGAGTGCTACCTTCCCCACAGCACCGTTCAGGGGCTTCACTTCCCTAAGCTTCAGAAGCTCGCGCTTGAGCGTGTCACTATCTCCGAATCCTCATTGCACGCCATGATTGCTTCTTGCCGCACTCTGGAGTGTTTGCTGATTCAGAATTGCTTTGGCATCCGTTGTGTCCGAATCAACTCCATTAGTCTCAGAGGCGTAGGTGTGAGAGCTTATAATTATCGAAAAGAGCTCAACATTGGGGAACTCGTCATTGAGAATGCCCCTTGTCTTGAAAATTTACTCCACGGTGGTTTCCATGAGTCCCCACATATATCGGTAGTCTCCGCGCCTAAACTGAAGACTTTAGGCTGCCTCTATTCTAATTGTAATACCACACTCGTGTTCGAATCGACAATTATTCAGGTAGCTGCAGCCTTCATGGGCCTTCTTATCGGCATTTTTGTGTTCAGATGA